One genomic segment of Actinopolymorpha sp. NPDC004070 includes these proteins:
- a CDS encoding ABC transporter permease: protein MSTGPVGAVVDGWIVARRNLIKIKRVPDILVFVLISPIMFVLLFAFVFGGAIDPGGAVPYREFLIGGIFAQTVVFGATFTGAGLAEDMQKGIIDRFRSLPMSRSAVLTGRTTSDVAYNVLSLIIMGSTGLLIGWRIREGILKALCAFALLLLFAYAISWVMAYVGLLVPSPEVINNASFIVIFPLTFVSNAFVPTESFASGLRVFVEWNPVSAVTQASRELFGNVDPRGPVPDSWALQHPVVYTLFWVVLILLVFVPLSVRQFQKASRR, encoded by the coding sequence ATGAGCACCGGTCCCGTCGGAGCGGTCGTCGACGGGTGGATCGTCGCCCGCCGCAACCTGATCAAGATCAAGCGCGTCCCCGACATCCTCGTGTTCGTACTGATCTCGCCGATCATGTTCGTGCTGCTGTTCGCGTTCGTGTTCGGCGGCGCCATCGATCCGGGCGGCGCGGTGCCCTACCGCGAGTTCCTGATCGGCGGCATCTTCGCCCAGACCGTCGTGTTCGGCGCCACCTTCACCGGCGCGGGCCTTGCCGAGGACATGCAGAAGGGCATCATCGATCGCTTCCGCTCACTGCCGATGTCCCGATCGGCGGTGCTCACCGGGCGTACGACCTCCGACGTCGCCTACAACGTGCTGTCGCTGATCATCATGGGATCCACCGGACTGCTGATCGGCTGGCGGATCCGCGAGGGGATCCTGAAGGCGCTGTGTGCCTTTGCCCTGCTGCTGTTGTTCGCCTACGCGATCAGCTGGGTGATGGCCTACGTCGGACTGCTGGTCCCGAGTCCGGAGGTCATCAACAACGCGTCCTTCATCGTCATCTTCCCGTTGACGTTCGTGTCCAATGCGTTCGTGCCCACCGAGTCGTTCGCGAGCGGTCTGCGCGTCTTCGTGGAGTGGAACCCTGTCTCGGCGGTGACGCAGGCGTCCCGTGAGCTGTTCGGCAATGTCGACCCGCGAGGCCCGGTCCCGGACTCGTGGGCCCTGCAGCATCCCGTCGTCTACACGTTGTTCTGGGTCGTGCTGATCCTGCTGGTGTTCGTGCCGTTGTCCGTACGCCAGTTCCAGAAGGCCAGCCGTCGCTGA
- a CDS encoding NAD(P)H-binding protein: MVAGELVLIPGPGDVGAAVLSLLRAQNVSVRVMVRRDDDRADRLRALGAEAVVGDLTKPETVAAALDGVARMYFAMPVSPDHLLAATVVATVAREHGRLDGLVDLSQMTVSQMTATSTSESHQQRLQWLAEQVFNWSGLPVVHVRPTSFLDNPLFTSLAARSIRENGTIALPFGTGRTSPVAVEDVARVVATVLRNPAPHVGHVYELTGPSTVDMTEVAEEFSRALGRPVSYADVPPDRWEREVLSSLGLPPHVEQHIATMARLHRENRYDRASADVERVTGVPPQSIEAFVVAHRNLYAG, encoded by the coding sequence ATGGTTGCCGGCGAGCTGGTTCTCATCCCCGGCCCCGGAGACGTGGGCGCCGCTGTCCTCTCCCTGCTGAGGGCGCAGAATGTGTCGGTACGCGTCATGGTCCGCCGCGACGACGACCGCGCGGACCGGCTGCGTGCGCTGGGCGCGGAGGCCGTCGTCGGTGATCTCACCAAGCCCGAGACCGTCGCCGCCGCGCTCGATGGGGTCGCGCGGATGTACTTCGCCATGCCCGTGTCGCCGGACCATCTACTGGCAGCGACGGTCGTGGCGACCGTGGCCCGCGAGCATGGCCGGTTGGACGGCCTGGTCGACCTCTCACAGATGACCGTGTCGCAGATGACCGCCACCAGTACGTCGGAATCCCACCAGCAGCGGCTGCAGTGGCTGGCGGAGCAGGTGTTCAACTGGTCGGGCCTGCCGGTGGTCCACGTCCGGCCGACGTCGTTCCTCGACAATCCCCTGTTCACCAGCCTGGCGGCCCGTTCGATCAGGGAGAACGGCACGATCGCCCTGCCGTTCGGCACAGGGCGTACGTCGCCGGTCGCCGTGGAGGACGTGGCCCGGGTGGTCGCCACCGTGCTCCGCAACCCGGCTCCACACGTCGGCCACGTCTACGAGCTGACCGGGCCGAGCACGGTCGACATGACGGAGGTGGCTGAGGAGTTCTCCCGGGCGCTGGGGCGCCCGGTCTCCTATGCGGACGTACCGCCTGACCGCTGGGAGCGTGAGGTGCTCTCGAGCCTGGGCCTGCCGCCGCACGTCGAACAGCACATCGCCACCATGGCCCGGCTGCACCGGGAGAACCGTTACGACCGCGCGTCCGCCGACGTGGAACGCGTGACGGGTGTGCCGCCGCAATCCATCGAAGCTTTCGTGGTCGCACACAGGAACCTCTACGCGGGCTGA
- a CDS encoding GPP34 family phosphoprotein: MTTPRDLLIVVVEVMPDQPVEQGNLSLALAGAELIDLLQAQTVRLDDDQIVPTGRSAPGDRLLENASSSLARQAPYESVDNWLWRRGRNLSATYVAGLEAEGEFTRQRGRHRNPFRAGQLVLADSPARSDAEARWDSDEPVLTRLAATLGIHGRQATEVAGAVDDSVAVVLAAVEDAVRQLEFERQRRAIEEAAYDNVWRDPQ, translated from the coding sequence ATGACCACACCGCGGGACCTGCTGATCGTCGTCGTCGAGGTGATGCCCGATCAGCCTGTGGAGCAGGGAAACCTGTCGCTCGCGCTCGCCGGTGCGGAGCTGATCGACCTCCTGCAGGCACAAACCGTCAGGCTGGACGATGATCAGATCGTCCCCACGGGCAGGTCGGCACCAGGTGATCGCCTGTTGGAGAACGCTTCGTCGTCCCTTGCCCGACAAGCGCCCTATGAGTCGGTTGACAACTGGCTGTGGCGCAGGGGCCGGAACCTTTCCGCCACCTACGTGGCCGGACTGGAAGCCGAAGGGGAGTTCACCCGGCAACGTGGCCGCCACCGGAATCCGTTCAGGGCCGGCCAGCTGGTGTTGGCCGATTCGCCTGCCCGCAGCGATGCGGAGGCCCGCTGGGACTCCGACGAGCCCGTCCTCACCCGGCTCGCGGCAACCCTGGGGATCCACGGCCGGCAGGCGACGGAGGTGGCAGGTGCGGTCGACGACTCGGTGGCGGTGGTGCTGGCCGCTGTCGAGGATGCCGTACGCCAGTTGGAGTTCGAACGGCAGCGGCGAGCCATCGAAGAGGCGGCCTACGACAACGTCTGGCGAGACCCCCAATGA
- a CDS encoding dihydrofolate reductase family protein: MSKVIAALSVSVDGYITGRDPGAGRGLGDATMLFDWYFDGDTPSQVFDGFKLSAASARVFDAAAGRVGATLAGRNTYDDSGWINGGTPHPSAPLVVLTHRPIAELPERQTVVTTGIEDAVAAAQDAAGGKDVGLMGGGVTTAALAAGLVDELILHQIPVLLGGGRPFFQSLSQHVSLRLVEAVPAPGVTHLHYEVVR; encoded by the coding sequence ATGAGCAAGGTCATCGCCGCCCTGTCGGTGTCGGTCGACGGATACATCACCGGACGGGATCCCGGCGCCGGACGCGGGCTCGGCGACGCGACGATGCTGTTCGACTGGTACTTCGACGGCGACACTCCGAGCCAGGTGTTCGACGGGTTCAAGCTGAGCGCGGCCAGCGCGCGCGTCTTCGACGCCGCCGCCGGACGCGTCGGCGCCACGCTCGCCGGCCGCAACACCTACGACGACTCCGGGTGGATCAACGGCGGGACGCCACACCCGTCCGCGCCGCTGGTCGTACTCACCCATCGGCCGATCGCCGAGCTGCCCGAGCGTCAGACGGTGGTCACCACCGGGATCGAGGACGCGGTCGCGGCCGCGCAGGACGCTGCCGGTGGCAAGGACGTCGGCCTCATGGGTGGCGGCGTCACGACTGCCGCCCTGGCGGCCGGGCTCGTCGACGAGCTGATCCTGCACCAGATCCCCGTCCTGCTCGGTGGTGGCCGACCGTTCTTCCAGTCACTCTCCCAGCACGTGAGCCTCCGGCTGGTCGAGGCTGTCCCGGCACCGGGCGTCACCCACCTGCACTACGAGGTGGTCCGTTGA
- a CDS encoding helix-turn-helix domain-containing protein, with protein sequence MQRTNFGEMACSIARTLDVIGEPWSPLVLRDVYVGFTRFEQIQADLGISRKVLTERLNHLVDNGILERRPYDARPRFEYVLTEKGAELFDLLMVMVGWGDKWLAGKAGPPVLYRHHACGEISHVDLRCAHCGEPMHAGDIDLLPGPGAAT encoded by the coding sequence ATGCAACGGACGAACTTCGGCGAGATGGCGTGCTCGATCGCGCGCACCCTCGACGTCATCGGGGAGCCCTGGTCTCCGCTGGTGCTGCGTGACGTGTACGTCGGGTTCACCAGGTTCGAGCAGATCCAGGCCGACCTCGGGATCTCGCGGAAGGTCCTGACCGAGCGGCTGAACCACCTCGTCGACAACGGGATCCTCGAGCGCCGACCCTACGACGCGCGGCCGCGGTTCGAGTACGTCCTGACCGAGAAGGGTGCCGAACTCTTCGACCTGCTGATGGTCATGGTCGGCTGGGGCGACAAGTGGCTCGCCGGAAAGGCGGGGCCGCCGGTGCTCTACCGTCACCACGCGTGCGGGGAGATCAGCCACGTCGACCTGCGCTGCGCACACTGCGGCGAGCCCATGCACGCCGGCGACATCGACCTGCTTCCCGGACCGGGCGCGGCGACCTGA
- a CDS encoding DUF429 domain-containing protein encodes MLTVGVDLAAEPAKTAVAWIDWSPEGASVRRLVVGADDALVLEALRAADKAGIDCPFGWPEPFVEFVKAHHAGDVADPREFAGRDGRRRLALRTTDIFTYDTTGLLPLSVSADRIGHTAMRCAGLLAHLAQDGQSVDRSGAGAVVEVYPAASLKKWGLPSRGYKRARNVDNLRASVEALLAAAPWLQLGQWEDECRRSDDAFDAVIAAMTARAVSRGLVEPLPEKHASVARTEGWIALPSTSIDALHN; translated from the coding sequence GTGCTCACTGTGGGGGTCGACCTGGCTGCCGAACCGGCGAAGACAGCCGTCGCCTGGATCGACTGGTCACCCGAGGGGGCTTCGGTCCGCCGGCTCGTGGTCGGTGCCGACGACGCCCTCGTACTCGAAGCACTTCGAGCCGCGGACAAGGCCGGGATCGACTGCCCCTTCGGCTGGCCGGAGCCGTTCGTCGAGTTCGTCAAGGCGCATCACGCCGGCGACGTGGCCGATCCCCGGGAGTTCGCCGGCCGGGACGGGCGCCGCCGGTTGGCGCTGCGGACGACCGACATCTTCACGTACGACACGACAGGGTTGTTGCCGCTGAGCGTCTCGGCGGACCGCATCGGGCACACCGCGATGCGATGCGCCGGGCTGCTCGCACACCTCGCGCAGGACGGGCAGTCGGTGGACCGCTCCGGGGCAGGGGCCGTGGTCGAGGTGTATCCGGCGGCGTCCCTGAAGAAGTGGGGCCTTCCCTCCCGCGGCTACAAGCGTGCCCGGAACGTCGACAATCTTCGGGCGTCGGTGGAGGCCCTCCTGGCCGCGGCGCCGTGGCTGCAGCTCGGCCAGTGGGAGGACGAGTGCCGGCGTTCGGACGACGCCTTCGACGCGGTGATCGCCGCCATGACCGCGCGTGCCGTCAGCCGGGGGCTGGTCGAGCCACTGCCCGAGAAGCACGCATCCGTTGCCAGGACCGAGGGCTGGATCGCCCTGCCGTCCACCTCGATCGACGCGCTCCACAACTAG
- a CDS encoding PQQ-binding-like beta-propeller repeat protein produces MELWSRSGGTSEQWGSTPAIDDAGRVYSLFSNFMESVLVCFDRDGNERWRWTPQGPADDPDHRTLLFGSPKVWNLSDGGALVFLNLAYLNFPLDRQWTLLIAFNQDGLVLANVWYSTTFIFTAGGGGGLSRVLPATHEGCQDTEMAERSHERPVDHGDTTAARASLPRTQHLWEPTCAAIDGAAADLPIVIVTDGIATVAAFQWGHGRNPLTQLWMKYPSRDGFPRLTPPAVLPNGLLAMGCSDGELKLLDPLTGEFLKPWPDLETPIVGTPASFLRQIYVTTRDGHVAMVDSNGKLTRKVSVAAPVASSPLVTATGVYVTAANGFYQFDLFLNKIWTYALRPAGISSFAVGSDGSLYVVAGDQLHGFSPPR; encoded by the coding sequence GTGGAACTTTGGAGCAGGTCCGGGGGAACCAGCGAGCAGTGGGGATCCACGCCCGCCATCGACGATGCCGGCCGCGTCTACTCGCTGTTCTCCAACTTCATGGAGAGCGTCCTCGTCTGTTTCGACCGCGACGGAAACGAACGCTGGCGCTGGACGCCGCAGGGCCCCGCCGACGATCCCGATCACCGGACCCTCCTGTTCGGCTCGCCGAAGGTGTGGAATCTCTCCGACGGTGGCGCCCTGGTGTTCCTCAACCTGGCCTATCTGAACTTCCCACTTGATCGCCAGTGGACGTTGCTGATCGCCTTCAACCAGGACGGCCTGGTGCTCGCGAATGTGTGGTACAGCACCACCTTCATCTTCACGGCTGGAGGTGGCGGTGGGTTGTCACGGGTTCTGCCGGCGACGCATGAGGGCTGCCAGGACACCGAGATGGCGGAGAGGAGCCACGAGCGGCCCGTGGACCATGGCGACACCACGGCCGCAAGAGCCTCGTTGCCAAGGACGCAGCATCTGTGGGAGCCGACGTGTGCGGCCATCGACGGAGCCGCCGCCGACCTCCCGATTGTGATAGTGACCGACGGCATCGCTACCGTCGCGGCGTTCCAATGGGGTCACGGACGCAATCCCCTGACACAGCTGTGGATGAAGTACCCATCCCGCGACGGTTTCCCGCGTCTGACCCCACCTGCCGTACTCCCCAACGGCCTGCTGGCGATGGGCTGCAGCGACGGTGAACTCAAGTTGCTGGACCCGTTGACGGGCGAGTTCCTGAAGCCTTGGCCCGATCTCGAGACACCGATCGTCGGCACGCCGGCATCGTTCCTGCGCCAGATCTACGTCACGACGCGCGACGGTCACGTCGCGATGGTCGATTCGAACGGCAAGCTGACGAGGAAGGTCAGCGTTGCGGCACCTGTCGCCTCGTCGCCACTTGTCACGGCCACTGGCGTCTACGTCACCGCCGCCAACGGCTTCTACCAGTTCGATCTGTTTCTCAACAAGATCTGGACCTATGCTCTCCGGCCGGCAGGGATCTCCTCCTTCGCGGTCGGGTCGGACGGATCGCTCTACGTTGTTGCCGGGGACCAGTTGCACGGCTTCTCGCCGCCGCGTTAG
- a CDS encoding serine/threonine-protein kinase — protein MGSTLSSPDQHGGQGVPSGAATEERFATVLLLLVPDQSASRAAESELTAWSDRDWKRLLMDLPTDASSFLVRFERPWDAVIEDLHQWWTAARHRRVRSDEDPSSVLGYVGFTLLTLVSLRHSDEVRHGRTQADTAALPSTHDCEGICRPLVAEPVVRAAIRTLYGPQAGLGDDQALSRTATNERPAWKEWEKARFDELTFHRHGTTSFILTGTAEEVHGRASTYALKCLLHPFLRSASVVRSTDDYMAEYGQPTEKLKHVVRVWASSPNWILMDFVEGETLAEHLARRADEAPAARQSSLLRVMPKRFRDRMLRRRRASEERVVRVDLLEEVGRALLAALADLERVDLRHCDLSPSNIIVNADSGEYVLIDLGVNYLYVHAVAGQGGPDAGYVAPEVRRSGSGAYTSDLFSLGQLLVTAAAPKRHQDGFVPDSLYAETPILARFIEDLVDGEPTHRLSLFRPDPAEPLYPQLRTLLDEELAGVQAARNDRSTAPGLLADLVGLFRPLSGAPGSQWRLWKVRRRQGLYRDPSRGMHVRWLLFWAWLSGAAWYVAATIVLWWWARDLGWDWGNQAVTALSRLSGASPDTFPYLDDLRQPDYRVPDLVANLPARMVCLSFLLVCARYYQNLFAGLTPLVTGLGQGRLSRLAVLAEVHMRLATVVGLVLVVPTTLVQQAWWPVCTTIGMVVTSLCNWTCRRFAQTAVAEARKAGLSTVPSGRIAELEEFCRWAPSSTFYTFTVAVILVCMHLGVATDLPVYAAGVTLTNAVLFYGIKCSGNSAADVRAALGRACLAAERLRHTRHLVSSGPADAATSGPLSSPSRSPEYRARPQGTDLS, from the coding sequence GTGGGGAGCACGTTGTCGTCGCCCGACCAGCATGGTGGCCAGGGCGTCCCTTCCGGCGCCGCGACCGAAGAACGCTTCGCCACCGTCCTTCTTCTCCTCGTCCCGGATCAGAGCGCGAGCCGTGCGGCGGAGTCCGAGTTGACCGCCTGGAGCGACCGTGACTGGAAACGGTTGCTCATGGACCTACCGACCGACGCGTCCAGTTTCCTCGTCCGGTTCGAACGCCCGTGGGACGCCGTCATCGAGGACCTCCACCAGTGGTGGACGGCGGCCAGACACCGAAGGGTGCGGTCGGACGAGGACCCGAGCTCGGTGCTCGGCTACGTCGGGTTCACGTTGCTGACACTGGTGTCACTGCGTCACTCCGACGAGGTCCGGCATGGTCGTACGCAGGCAGACACGGCTGCACTGCCGTCAACCCACGATTGCGAAGGCATCTGCAGGCCCCTGGTCGCCGAGCCCGTCGTGCGCGCGGCGATCCGTACGCTGTACGGCCCGCAAGCAGGGCTTGGCGATGACCAGGCCCTCAGTCGAACGGCAACGAACGAGCGGCCGGCCTGGAAGGAGTGGGAGAAGGCCAGGTTCGACGAACTCACCTTCCATCGGCACGGCACGACGTCGTTCATTCTCACCGGGACCGCGGAGGAGGTTCACGGCCGGGCCAGCACGTACGCCCTGAAGTGCCTGCTCCACCCCTTCCTGCGTTCGGCGAGCGTGGTCCGGTCGACCGACGACTACATGGCTGAGTACGGCCAGCCCACCGAGAAGTTGAAGCACGTGGTGCGGGTGTGGGCCAGTAGTCCGAACTGGATCCTGATGGACTTCGTGGAGGGGGAGACACTGGCCGAACACCTGGCGCGCCGTGCGGACGAAGCGCCCGCGGCCCGGCAGTCGAGTCTTCTTCGAGTGATGCCGAAGCGCTTCCGCGACCGGATGCTGCGCCGGCGAAGGGCGTCGGAGGAACGCGTGGTCCGGGTCGACCTGCTCGAGGAGGTCGGCCGGGCGCTCCTGGCGGCGTTGGCCGACTTGGAGCGAGTCGATCTGCGGCACTGCGACCTGTCACCCTCGAACATCATCGTGAACGCGGACAGCGGTGAATACGTTCTGATCGACCTCGGTGTCAACTATCTCTACGTGCACGCGGTCGCCGGTCAGGGTGGTCCGGACGCCGGGTACGTCGCTCCCGAGGTGCGCCGCAGCGGCAGTGGTGCGTACACCTCCGACCTCTTCTCCCTCGGTCAGCTTCTCGTCACCGCCGCCGCGCCGAAGCGTCACCAGGACGGTTTCGTCCCGGATTCGTTGTACGCGGAGACCCCGATCCTGGCGAGGTTCATCGAGGATCTCGTCGACGGCGAGCCGACGCATCGGCTGTCGCTCTTCCGGCCCGATCCGGCCGAGCCGTTGTACCCACAACTGCGCACCCTGCTGGACGAGGAACTCGCCGGCGTCCAGGCGGCACGAAACGATCGTTCGACTGCGCCGGGCCTGCTGGCCGATCTGGTCGGCTTGTTCAGGCCGCTGTCGGGTGCGCCGGGAAGCCAGTGGCGGTTGTGGAAGGTCCGTAGGCGCCAGGGCCTGTATCGGGATCCGTCCCGTGGGATGCACGTACGCTGGCTTCTCTTCTGGGCCTGGTTGTCGGGCGCGGCCTGGTACGTCGCGGCGACGATCGTGCTGTGGTGGTGGGCGCGGGACCTCGGCTGGGACTGGGGCAACCAGGCGGTCACCGCGCTGAGCCGACTCAGTGGTGCGTCGCCGGACACCTTTCCGTACCTCGACGACTTACGACAGCCGGACTACCGCGTCCCCGACCTGGTGGCCAACCTGCCGGCCCGGATGGTGTGCCTGAGCTTCCTGCTGGTCTGCGCGCGCTACTACCAGAACCTGTTCGCAGGTCTCACCCCGCTGGTGACGGGCCTTGGACAGGGCCGGCTGAGCAGGCTCGCGGTCCTTGCCGAAGTGCACATGCGGCTGGCCACTGTCGTGGGGCTCGTGCTCGTCGTGCCGACCACCTTGGTTCAGCAGGCGTGGTGGCCGGTGTGTACGACGATCGGGATGGTCGTCACGTCACTGTGCAACTGGACGTGTCGCAGGTTCGCACAGACGGCTGTGGCCGAGGCGCGGAAGGCGGGACTGTCCACGGTGCCGTCGGGGCGGATCGCCGAGTTGGAGGAGTTCTGCCGCTGGGCGCCGTCGTCGACGTTCTACACGTTCACCGTGGCGGTCATCCTGGTGTGTATGCACCTTGGTGTCGCCACCGACCTGCCCGTCTACGCGGCGGGCGTCACGTTGACGAACGCGGTCCTCTTCTACGGCATCAAGTGCAGTGGCAACAGCGCCGCCGACGTCCGCGCGGCGCTGGGCAGGGCATGCCTGGCGGCCGAACGGCTGCGACACACGCGGCACCTTGTGAGCTCCGGCCCAGCTGATGCGGCTACGTCTGGTCCGCTTTCTTCGCCATCGCGTTCGCCAGAATACCGAGCCCGACCGCAAGGAACAGACCTGTCATGA
- a CDS encoding M12 family metallopeptidase, with protein MVPPTEDRNATDDAIDVPSAERTVETQPAGELAEGRGDVRTGLITRMGLIDVPVQFEVRDGLAIFEGDIILGTVEELENGVSAAAESARDFTKGLHAGVRPGTVVDVVPPENDESLLAGAVIIPGANFRWPLGRIPFEAAGNLTQTARDALNRAVDHWHDRTRLSFRARRAGDPAWLTCQDSTECSSAVGRRGGQQTVNLSAGCGFGATVHELGHAVGLWHEQSREDRDQFVRVNWANIQSGKAHNFDQHINDGDDVGGYDYGSIMHYGATAFGIVDPDGRTRVTLEALRPMPPGVIMGQRAGLSVGDRAAVAVMYPNLYPNSRNAWVGRFVPGVANSLLYYAPAQQVWYLGTTTGGALSFTRVGDTSGFGNLDDGRPIWIGDFTGNGTTDVMFYYPGDDNWWLGEMSGGQLQWRLVGNTAGFGHAINDGRPFWTGDFTGNGSTDVLFYYPGDDNWWLGEMSGGQLRWRFVGNTRGFGHAINDGRPFWVGDFTGDGSTDVMFYYPGDDNWWLGTMSAGGLGWSLVGNTRGFGHAINDGRPFWTGDFTGNRSTDVMFYYPGDDNWWLGEMSGGQLRWRFVGNTRGFGHAINDGRPFWTGDFTGTGATDIMFYFPGDDNWWLGRMDTGSLTWNLAGNTRGFGHAINDGRPYWIGDFTGDGKADVLFHYRGDLNWWRGAVGSGQFAWTLAATW; from the coding sequence ATGGTCCCACCTACCGAAGACAGGAACGCAACCGACGACGCGATCGATGTCCCTTCCGCCGAGAGGACCGTCGAGACCCAGCCCGCGGGCGAACTCGCCGAGGGCCGGGGCGACGTCCGGACCGGGCTGATCACACGAATGGGACTGATCGACGTCCCCGTCCAGTTCGAGGTACGGGACGGCCTGGCGATCTTCGAAGGCGACATCATCCTCGGCACGGTCGAGGAGCTCGAGAACGGCGTCAGCGCCGCGGCCGAGTCGGCGCGCGACTTCACGAAGGGACTGCACGCCGGGGTGAGGCCCGGAACCGTCGTCGACGTCGTTCCCCCGGAGAACGACGAGTCGCTGCTCGCAGGTGCCGTCATCATTCCGGGGGCAAACTTCCGCTGGCCGCTGGGGCGGATCCCGTTCGAGGCCGCCGGCAACCTGACCCAAACCGCTCGCGACGCGCTGAACCGTGCCGTGGACCACTGGCACGATCGCACCCGGCTGTCCTTCAGAGCTCGACGGGCAGGGGACCCCGCGTGGCTCACCTGTCAGGACTCCACCGAGTGCAGCTCCGCGGTCGGCCGGCGGGGCGGTCAACAGACCGTCAACCTGTCCGCCGGCTGCGGGTTCGGCGCCACCGTGCACGAGCTCGGGCATGCGGTCGGCCTGTGGCACGAGCAGTCCCGCGAGGACCGCGACCAGTTCGTCCGGGTCAACTGGGCCAACATCCAGTCCGGCAAGGCACACAACTTCGACCAGCACATCAACGACGGCGATGACGTCGGAGGGTACGACTACGGCTCGATCATGCACTACGGCGCCACGGCGTTCGGCATCGTCGATCCGGACGGCAGGACGCGGGTGACGCTCGAAGCGCTCCGGCCGATGCCCCCGGGCGTCATCATGGGTCAGCGGGCCGGGCTCAGTGTCGGGGACCGGGCCGCGGTCGCGGTGATGTATCCGAACCTGTATCCCAACTCACGCAATGCCTGGGTGGGAAGGTTCGTACCGGGCGTGGCGAACAGCCTGCTGTACTACGCGCCCGCCCAGCAGGTCTGGTACCTCGGAACCACGACCGGGGGTGCGTTGTCGTTCACCCGGGTCGGTGACACTTCCGGCTTCGGCAACCTCGACGACGGTCGCCCCATCTGGATCGGCGACTTCACCGGCAACGGGACCACCGACGTGATGTTCTACTACCCGGGCGACGACAACTGGTGGCTGGGCGAGATGTCGGGTGGCCAGCTCCAGTGGCGGCTGGTGGGGAACACCGCCGGCTTCGGGCACGCGATCAACGACGGCCGGCCGTTCTGGACCGGCGACTTCACCGGCAACGGCTCGACCGACGTGTTGTTCTACTACCCGGGCGACGACAACTGGTGGCTGGGCGAGATGTCCGGCGGCCAGCTGCGGTGGCGGTTCGTGGGCAACACCCGCGGTTTCGGGCACGCGATCAACGACGGCAGGCCGTTCTGGGTGGGGGACTTCACCGGCGACGGGTCGACCGACGTGATGTTCTACTACCCCGGCGACGACAACTGGTGGCTCGGCACCATGTCGGCCGGTGGGCTCGGATGGTCCCTGGTCGGAAACACCAGAGGGTTCGGGCACGCGATCAACGACGGCCGGCCGTTCTGGACCGGTGACTTCACCGGTAACCGGTCGACCGACGTGATGTTCTACTACCCCGGCGACGACAACTGGTGGCTGGGCGAGATGTCGGGCGGGCAGCTGCGGTGGCGATTTGTTGGCAACACCCGCGGCTTCGGCCACGCGATCAACGACGGCCGGCCGTTCTGGACCGGTGACTTCACCGGAACTGGCGCGACCGACATCATGTTCTACTTCCCGGGCGACGACAACTGGTGGCTCGGGCGGATGGACACCGGCTCACTGACCTGGAACCTCGCGGGCAACACGCGCGGCTTCGGGCACGCCATCAACGACGGCCGGCCGTACTGGATCGGCGACTTCACCGGCGACGGGAAGGCGGATGTCCTTTTCCACTACCGCGGTGACCTGAACTGGTGGCGCGGCGCGGTCGGATCGGGACAGTTCGCATGGACGCTGGCAGCGACCTGGTGA